Genomic window (Candidatus Abyssobacteria bacterium SURF_5):
CGCGCCAACCTGTCGCCGAAACCGCCAGCGACCAAACCTCTAATTAGCTCCGTCTGCCTATCACCCGTCTCAACATTCCATCGCATATCCGGACACCTCTTGCCAAGAAGATTGAAAAAAAGATTCAAGCAACGTGACCTTGTGCTGTGTATCTCTTTCTCTGCGCTCTCTGGGCCTCTGCGGTAAAAAAAAATTCTTGTTACGATAACCTCAAGTTTAGTTACTCCAATCTAGTCTTGGAAAACATGGTTTTCTTTCAGAACCAGAATGCCATCTTTAAAATAATCTTGGACAGCAGTGTATGCGGATCATCAATCCCCCTCGTCTGCCACGCGCCTCGCGTGGTCAGGCCATTCGCATTATCTCTAATGACCTCCCCCTTATCCGGCGCCTGGAATCCTTGGTCCCCTTCTCCCTTTCCCCTTCCGCTTTTTCTCTTTTCCCTTTTACTTTTCACCTTTTCCCTTTTACCTTCCTCCCCTCCATTAGCCAACATAAAAGCCTTATGGGCATACTTGTATCAGAAGAGGATTTTCCCCGAGAACCCCGAGAACCAATGGAGGCGAAACATGGGCCGTCGACAGAGAAACACCCAAAATGGATTGATGACCAGGATGCTCGGGAAAACCGGCCGAATGGCGACCACCTTCGGTCTCGGCGGGCAAGGCTCTATCCAATGGCCCCGCCGCGGGGTGGACGGCGAGAAAATCATCGACAAAGCATTGGGGAAGGGCGTCACCTATTTTGATACCTCCAACATCTACGGCCCGAGCCAATTAACCTTCGGAAAAGCCTTCCGGCGGCTTCACCTTGTTCCCGAAGTACCCGGATACGACCGGCGCCTCCGCAAGAACCTGTTTCTCGCGTCCAAAACTCACATGCGCTACTCCGTTGCAGCAAGCGAGGCCCTGGGACCGAACTCAGTCTCCAACGGCGCCCGCGTCCGCAACGCAATACACGACGTGCGCAGGTCTCTCTCACAAATATTCGGGGACGGCAGGGGCGGCTATCCCAAGGGAGCATATCTCGACCTCGTCCAGATTCATAACATCAATACATTGGAGGAAGTCGACGCCATATTCGAAGGCCTTGAAAATCCCGATCCCCATGCCGAACACATCGGCGCGCTCGCCGGCCTGCTCGACCTGCGAGACGGCACAAACCGAACGGGCGCAAATCCCGCCGAAGAAAAACTGGTCCGCCACATCGGGATAACAGGTCATTGGAACTCGCCGGCATACATGGAGGCGATTCAACGCGACAGACTGGGAATCATCGACACCCTGCTTATCGCGATCAATCCAAACGATA
Coding sequences:
- a CDS encoding aldo/keto reductase, with translation MYLFLCALWASAVKKNSCYDNLKFSYSNLVLENMVFFQNQNAIFKIILDSSVCGSSIPLVCHAPRVVRPFALSLMTSPLSGAWNPWSPSPFPLPLFLFSLLLFTFSLLPSSPPLANIKALWAYLYQKRIFPENPENQWRRNMGRRQRNTQNGLMTRMLGKTGRMATTFGLGGQGSIQWPRRGVDGEKIIDKALGKGVTYFDTSNIYGPSQLTFGKAFRRLHLVPEVPGYDRRLRKNLFLASKTHMRYSVAASEALGPNSVSNGARVRNAIHDVRRSLSQIFGDGRGGYPKGAYLDLVQIHNINTLEEVDAIFEGLENPDPHAEHIGALAGLLDLRDGTNRTGANPAEEKLVRHIGITGHWNSPAYMEAIQRDRLGIIDTLLIAINPNDKLYLNHQNNVIPVAKAKGLGVIGMKIFSDGVMYGRDSGSRTFSHQPEDVYMKVGSKELPSPPLIQYALSVPGVDILIAGIGNIDDSDDPHVDQLVSNIDAAQLREPLSPDDMRRIEERTYEIAGGDTNYFQRPATGLTPPRALRADCDSGYYEYKIGTPAIYLAWDCSYAGASPLASYEIFRNEQKIGEVAHHPQTTQDPFRFRIEDSPGLHIYRVRAVDQGGNRSPWAEVPITCPSA